CAACTGTTTAGATCGATGACCGTCAACAGGGCAACGAGAATGGTACCGACTACGAACGCGACACCGAAAGCCATGAGCAGCCACTGACCGAGCGGGCGGTCCACTTCACCGCTTACTTCTTCTGCCGTTTGACGGACGATTCACGGGGCACCACCCTAACAATTTTCGAGCCCTGTTCTCCGAGCTTGTTCAGTTCCTGTTGGGCAGTTCCATCATCCGTGGGCAAATACTCGATCTTGTGCTCCCACTTCGGCACAGCGGGTACTGCAACTACGCGCTCAATTTTCTCTTCCTTAGCCCCCTCCCGAGCCGCTAAGGGTATTGCACGTCGCACAGACAATGAACAGGGCAATGGTAACGAGCGGGCGGTAAAAGGGGCTCACGGTCACCACGTGGTGGCACTACACCCGGTTGAACTGCGGGACATTTGTAAAAGTGGCGCGATTTCTCGATAGCGGCATCGGTTCCGTCACCTTGCAGTTCGCACTCCTGGATACCACGAGCACGCCGCTCGAAGACATTTCTGGCCCCGCGTGTCGTGCAAGTCGCACGTAGGAGGCGTGGCGGCGCGCGCCGAGGCGGCTGACGGACCACAGCAGTTTCGCTGCGATCTCGTAATCGAACGTCTCATCCGTTTCGATATTTGCCCGAAAAGGGGATAAAAACGGCGCAGGACAACGGCTCTTTTCGTTACTTGGCGACCTCGAACGGGGCGGTTACCGCCGTTCAAAAACCTTCCGCAAGACCTTCCGCGTGCTTGGCAACCTTCGCCACTGCGGCCTGCACGAACAGGTTGTCCACCCCTTCCAGGGCCGTGGCATCGACCGCGGAGAGGCCGAGGTCGTCAACCGCCTCCAGGACCGCGATGTGGAGCGCCCAGGTGACGGCCGGTGGCTCGGCCAACAGCCCGGTCAGCCGCCCCACCTCGGCGGCGGCTCCGTGCCCGACGAGGTCGTCCACTGCCGCCCGCCGCAGGTTCTCCGGTCGGGCCGGGTCGACGGCGATCGAGAACAGCTTCGGCACCCCTTCGTCCCGGCCCGCGTGGGCGACGAAGGTGCCTAGCGTTTCGGTCGCGTGCATCCCGAACACGCCCGGCCGGTGCAAGTGATTCCATGCGACGGCCGCGATGAGAGGGTTCGGCGGGAGCAGGCCGAGCCGGTACATCGCCGACCTCCGCACCCCGAAGTCGGGGTCTTCGACCAGCGCCAGGAGTCCTTCGGCGTCGGCCCACGCCAGTAGCGGCACCGTCGCCCGCTCGCGGACCAACGGGTCGGGGTGGTTGAGCAGCACCGGTCGGAGCCGGCGGCGGTCCGCAGCCGGGTACGGCTCCCACGTCGATCGCCACAGCACGTCTTCCAACACCTTCGGGGACGTGTCCGGGTCGGTCAGTAGACGGAGTACGTCGGACGCGGCCGGCGGGCGCGTCTCCTGTGCCGCGGGCCGTGTGTACGGCGGTTCGTCCGGCGGGGACAACTCCTCGGCCGAGTAGGACAGCAGATCCCAGACCGGGTCGAGCCACCGGCGGACGCGAGCGGACACCCGCGGGTCACTACCGCCGAGGTGGTGAAGGCATTCGTAGCGGATGTCCGCGAAACTGTCGCGGGCGTAGTCGCGGATTCGTTCGGAGGGGTGGTCGAGAAAACCGTGCAGACAGCGGATGACCCGCACGGAGGGGTAATACTGCAACGTCCGGACCGCCTCGACGGCCACGCCCTCGACCGCGTCGGCGGTTGCGGCCACCAGCGCCGCTTCGGCCGCGACCGGCTCGTCCCAGAACAGGATCGCCGCCGCGGTCTCTCGCACCGCCGGGTCCGGGTCGGCTAGGGCCGCGATCTTCAGCCGCAGGTCGGCCGGGGAATCGAAGTAGAAGGTCATCCGGCCGAGGGCGGTTACGCGGAGCGGGTGCGTCGGATCGGCGGCGACCGTCCGCACGACGTCCGGGCGGTGGCGCGAGCCCATGGACAGCAGGGCGTGCCGGCGCAGGATCGGGTCGGCCCCCGCCCACCAGCCCCGCAGGACGCCCTTCGGTACGTCCGCGTCGAGGTCCGGCATGTCCCGCAGGACGGCCCCCGCGGCCCCGCGGATCGCGGCCTTCCGCGAGCGGTCCGTGAGCAGGCGCTCCAGGATCGGAACGGCCCGCCGGTCGGACACGGCGGTGAGCGCGTCAACGAGATCCGTTCGCTCATCGTCCGGGAGGTCGGGAGCGGTCAGGCGGTCGAGCAGGCGGAACGTCCACCGGCGGTCGGCGGATTCGGTGATCGTCGCGTACGGGAGCATGACGACCTCTGGTTGAGCCGGTTGGGCCCTGACCGGACACCGCACCGGGCGTGGTGGTTCGGTTCGTCCATTCGCGACCGGGCCCGCTTCGATTCCGGGCGCCGGTTGGGCGTGACGGCACGGGCTTGGCGTCGGGGCGAAGATCGGCGATGATGTGCGGATCATCACGGGGTTCCAACCGTGACCCGCACCGCCATCGCGACCGCCGCCCTTCTACTCGCGGCCCACGCCGCGACCGCCGCCGATCCGCCGCGGGTGGTGCGGGAGAACATCGAGTGGCTCGACGTGTGGGTGCCCGGCAACGGCGTGAAGGACCAACCCCGGGTGCTCCTCATCGGCGACTCGATCACCCGCGGGTACTACAAAGCTGTCGAGGACAGTCTCCAGGGTAAGGCAATCGTCTGCCGGCTGGCGATGAGCAAGAGCCTCGGCGATCCCGGCCTGCTCGACGAGGTGAAGTTGGTGCTGGGGCAGGCGAAGTTCGACGTGGTCCACTTCAACAACGGGATGCACGGCTGGGGTGACACCGAGGACGAGTACGCCCGGGCCGTCCCCGAACTCGTGGCGACGATCCGCAGAGGCGCGCCGGGGGCAAAACTCGTGTGGGCCAGCACGTCGCCCGTTCGAGTGGCCGGGAAGGTCGATCAACTCGACCCGAAGACCGATCGGGTGAAGGCCCGGAACGAGGCCGCGGCCGAGGTGGTGGCGAAGGAAAAGATCCCGACCAACGATCTGTTCGCCCTTGTGATCGACAAACCCGACTGGTTCTCCAACGACGGCGTCCACCTCGACGCGAAGGGCTCGGCCGCGATGGGCGAGCACGTTGCGGCCGAAGTGCTCAAACTCCTCGGCGACGCAAAGAAGTGATCCGGCCGTCGCGTGGCAACCGGACGGGCGCTCGGCGCAACGCACGGGAGCGCCTACTGCCCGGCGTCTTCTTCCAGGTGGAAGCGGTGGAACATGCGGTGGACGATGGGGGCCAGCACGACCCCCGACGCCATCACCAGTACGAGCCCGCTGTAGAGCGCGTACGCCCCGGCGAACAGTTTCCCGCCCGGCGTCTTGAGCGGCTCCAGCGGCCCCATCCCGGAGAGGATCATGGACGCGTTGGCGAACGCGTCGATCCGCCCCATGTCTTCGGTCAGGTGATAGCCCGTCATCCCGCCCAGCAGCGAGGCGCCGATCAGGGCCGACGCGACCGCGAAGTTCCGGGCCACCCGGCGGGCGAACGCGGGCCGGGGCAACAGGGCATCGTGCTTCGACTCGAACCGCAGAAGGTGCCGCTTGCTCATGCCGTCTCCGTACATGAAAGGGGCGATTTGGCCGGTGAAGGTGGGCCGGTGCCGCAGGCTCTACCCGCTCGAAATCGAACGTGATCTTACCCGACCGTGTCAGCCCTGCGGGGTTCCGGGGCCAGTTCGGTGGCCGCGTTCACCCCGGCCGCGGTCTCCGGCAGGATACCGAGCCGGGCGTACACGGGTCGTGCGTGTCGCCGCAGTCGCGGGAGTTGCGTGGCGAACACCAGCCCCCGACCAGGACCAGCGCCCCTGACCCCGTAACGACCGCACGGACGCCGACGATTCCCGCGAGCCATCCGGCCAGCAAACTCCCAAACGGGGCCGCGCCCTGGAACGCCATCCCGAAGAAGCTCATCACCCGGCCCCGCTTGTCCTCGTCCACCATCGTCTGGATGAGCGTGTTCTCGGTGCACGCGGTCACGGCGCAGAATGCCGGAAGACGGGCACTCGCGCAAGCGGAAGCGTATGATCGAGACATTGAGGCACGGCAGGGCACGGAACCCCTTTGGAAACGCTCGTCTTGCAGAATTCGCCGTGCCGAATCTCTCCGGGCGGCCATGTAGGTCCACGATGATCCCGATCCTGCGACTGTTGCGTGCCGCAGCCGGGTCCGACCGGGACCTGCTCGACCGGTACGTCCGCAACCGGGACGAGGAGGCGTTCGAGGCGCTGGTCCGGCGGTACGGCACCGGCGTTTGGGGGGCGTGCGTGCGGCTCGCCGGCCGCGACGCAGAGGACGCGTTCCAGGCGGTGTTCCTCGTGCTGTCCCGCAAGGCCGGGACCGTGACCGGCTCGCTCCCGGCGTGGCTGCACGCGGTCTCGAGGCGGGTCGCGTCCGACCTCCGCCGCACGTCCCGGCGGCGCAACGCGATCGAAGCGACGACTGCCCGGCTCGATTTGGTCAACGGCCCTGACCCGAGTCTTCGTGAAGGGCTGGCCCTTCTCGACGAGGAACTGTCCCGGCTCCCCGATCAGTACCGGGCGGTTCTGATCGTGTGCTGCCTGGAGGGCCGCTCCCGCGACGAAGCCGCGGTGCAACTGGGGTGGTCGGAGGGCCAGGTCAAGGGCCGGCTGGAGCGCGCCCGCGAGGTGCTCCGGACGCGCCTCGTGCGGCGGGGCATCGAACTCGGCGGGCTGCTGCTCGCCGCCGCGGTGGCCGGCCCGGTTCCCGTCCGCGCCGACCCTCCCTCCGCAGCCGCCGTTATCCTTACCCACAGAGTGATCCGAGCAATGTTGATCCAGAAGTTCAGGTTGGTCGTCGGCGCGCTGACGGCCTGTGTCGGTATCGCGCTCGCGAGCGGGGTGGCGCTTCGGGCTCAACCCGACGACCCGGCCGCGCCGAACGGGGTCGCGAACGCCCCCAAAGCACCCCCGGAGAATCGCCCCGGCCCGCAGGACGAGGGAAAAGCGTCACCGCAGGAGCAGATCGACGAATCGAAGAAGGAAATCGAGGCCCTGCGCAAGCGGGTCGAGGCCCTTGAACGGGCGCAGAAGCGGCCCGCCCCGGAGCGCCAGAAAGTCGTGGTCACCAGCCCCATGGCGAGGGACGTCGTCGTCGCTCAACAGTACGTCGGCAAGATTCTCGCGCACCGCCACATCAACGTCTGCGCTATGGCGAACGGGGTCGTCGCGGAGGTCACGGTCAAAGAGGGTCTGGCGGTGAAGAAGGGCGACGTACTGTTCAAGGTGGTGTCGACCCTGTACAAGACAAAGTTGGACACCGAGATGGCCGAGGTCCGGATCGCAAAACTGGAAATGGACAACGCCAAGAAGCTGTTCGAGCAGAAGGTGATCTCCCAGCACGAACTGGCTCTGAACGAGGCCAAACTGGCGAAGGCCGAGGCCCGGGCGAAGCTCGCGGAAACCGACCTGAACTTGACCATCGTCAAGGCACCGTTCGACGGCCTCGTCGGGCGCCTGCCGGAGCAGGAGGGCAGCGCGGTCAAGGAGGGAGCCGCTCTCACGACCCTGTCCGACAACAGCGCGGTGTGGGTGTACTTCAACGTGCCCGAGGCCCGGTACCTCGAATACATGGGCAACCGGGACGAGAGAAAGGAGGGGCCGTCGATCGAACTCGTGCTCGCGAACGGCCGCACGTTCCCCCAGGCCGGCAAGCTCGGTGCGATCGAGGGGCAGTTCGAGAAGGACACGGGGAACATCCCCTTCCGGGCGGATTTCCCGAACCCGAAGGGCCTGTTGCGCCACGGCCAGACCGGCACCGTGGTGATCCGCGAGTCGTTGAAGAACGCCATCGTCATCCCCCAGCGGGCGGTGCTCGAGAAAGACGGCATGCGGTACGTTTACGTCGTGGGCAAGGACGGCGCGGCGCACCAGCGCGAGATCGTGATTCAACACGAGATGGACGGCACCTTCGTCGTCAACAAGGGGCTGGATGCGAGCGACTGGATAGTCATCAATGGGGTCCGGCAGGTTCACGACGGCGAGAAGGTGGAGTACGAGTTCCGCAAACCGGAGCC
The Gemmata palustris DNA segment above includes these coding regions:
- a CDS encoding HEAT repeat domain-containing protein, yielding MLPYATITESADRRWTFRLLDRLTAPDLPDDERTDLVDALTAVSDRRAVPILERLLTDRSRKAAIRGAAGAVLRDMPDLDADVPKGVLRGWWAGADPILRRHALLSMGSRHRPDVVRTVAADPTHPLRVTALGRMTFYFDSPADLRLKIAALADPDPAVRETAAAILFWDEPVAAEAALVAATADAVEGVAVEAVRTLQYYPSVRVIRCLHGFLDHPSERIRDYARDSFADIRYECLHHLGGSDPRVSARVRRWLDPVWDLLSYSAEELSPPDEPPYTRPAAQETRPPAASDVLRLLTDPDTSPKVLEDVLWRSTWEPYPAADRRRLRPVLLNHPDPLVRERATVPLLAWADAEGLLALVEDPDFGVRRSAMYRLGLLPPNPLIAAVAWNHLHRPGVFGMHATETLGTFVAHAGRDEGVPKLFSIAVDPARPENLRRAAVDDLVGHGAAAEVGRLTGLLAEPPAVTWALHIAVLEAVDDLGLSAVDATALEGVDNLFVQAAVAKVAKHAEGLAEGF
- a CDS encoding SGNH/GDSL hydrolase family protein; translated protein: MTRTAIATAALLLAAHAATAADPPRVVRENIEWLDVWVPGNGVKDQPRVLLIGDSITRGYYKAVEDSLQGKAIVCRLAMSKSLGDPGLLDEVKLVLGQAKFDVVHFNNGMHGWGDTEDEYARAVPELVATIRRGAPGAKLVWASTSPVRVAGKVDQLDPKTDRVKARNEAAAEVVAKEKIPTNDLFALVIDKPDWFSNDGVHLDAKGSAAMGEHVAAEVLKLLGDAKK
- a CDS encoding MFS transporter, whose amino-acid sequence is MTACTENTLIQTMVDEDKRGRVMSFFGMAFQGAAPFGSLLAGWLAGIVGVRAVVTGSGALVLVGGWCSPRNSRDCGDTHDPCTPGSVSCRRPRPG
- a CDS encoding efflux RND transporter periplasmic adaptor subunit, yielding MIPILRLLRAAAGSDRDLLDRYVRNRDEEAFEALVRRYGTGVWGACVRLAGRDAEDAFQAVFLVLSRKAGTVTGSLPAWLHAVSRRVASDLRRTSRRRNAIEATTARLDLVNGPDPSLREGLALLDEELSRLPDQYRAVLIVCCLEGRSRDEAAVQLGWSEGQVKGRLERAREVLRTRLVRRGIELGGLLLAAAVAGPVPVRADPPSAAAVILTHRVIRAMLIQKFRLVVGALTACVGIALASGVALRAQPDDPAAPNGVANAPKAPPENRPGPQDEGKASPQEQIDESKKEIEALRKRVEALERAQKRPAPERQKVVVTSPMARDVVVAQQYVGKILAHRHINVCAMANGVVAEVTVKEGLAVKKGDVLFKVVSTLYKTKLDTEMAEVRIAKLEMDNAKKLFEQKVISQHELALNEAKLAKAEARAKLAETDLNLTIVKAPFDGLVGRLPEQEGSAVKEGAALTTLSDNSAVWVYFNVPEARYLEYMGNRDERKEGPSIELVLANGRTFPQAGKLGAIEGQFEKDTGNIPFRADFPNPKGLLRHGQTGTVVIRESLKNAIVIPQRAVLEKDGMRYVYVVGKDGAAHQREIVIQHEMDGTFVVNKGLDASDWIVINGVRQVHDGEKVEYEFRKPEPVPASPKMPVEK